In Rattus norvegicus strain BN/NHsdMcwi chromosome 3, GRCr8, whole genome shotgun sequence, a genomic segment contains:
- the Bpifa1 gene encoding BPI fold-containing family A member 1 isoform X1, protein MQCRESSDIHTTENLSFCLQTPREMFLVGSLVVLCGLLAQSTAQLAGLPLPLGQGLPLPLGQGLPLPLGQGLPLAVSPALPSNPTDLLAGNFANALSGGLLSGGLLGILENIPLLDVIKSGGGSSNGLVGGLLGKLTSSVPLLNNILDIKITDPRLLELGLVQSPDGHRLYATIPLSLKLQVNMPVVGSFLQLAVKLNITAEIVAMKDNQGRIHLVLGDCTHSPGSLQITLLNGVTPVQSSLDSLTGILTKVLPELIQGKVCPLINGILSGLDVTLVHNIAELLIHGIQFVIKV, encoded by the exons ATGCAGTGCAGAGAATCCTCTGATATCCATACCACAGAGAATTTGTCattctgtctgcagacaccaagagAGATGTTTCTAGTTGGGAGTCTTGTCGTCCTCTGTGGGCTGCTGGCCCAGAGCACAGCCCAGCTAGCAGGCCTGCCTTTGCCCCTTGGGCAGGGTCTGCCTTTGCCCCTGGGGCAGGGTCTGCCTTTGCCCCTGGGGCAGGGTCTGCCTTTGGCCGTGAGCCCAGCACTGCCTTCAAATCCCACAGATCTTCTTGCTGGAAACTTCGCAAATG CTCTCAGTGGTGGCCTGCTCTCTGGGGGACTGCTGGGCATCTTGGAAAATATTCCACTCCTGGATGTTATAAAGTCTGGAGGAGGCAGTTccaatggccttgttgggggccTGCTTGGAAAACTGACGTCATCAGTCCCTCTCCTGAACAACATCCTTGA CATAAAAATCACTGATCCTCGGCTGCTGGAACTTGGCCTTGTGCAGAGCCCTGATGGCCATCGTCTCTACGCCACCATCCCTCTGAGCTTGAAACTCCAAGTGAATAT GCCCGTGGTTGGAAGTTTTTTGCAACTTGCTGTGAAGCTGAACATCACCGCAGAGATTGTAGCCATGAAAGACAATCAGGGGAGGATCCATCTGGTTCTTGGTGACTGCACCCACTCCCCTGGCAGCCTGCAAATCACCTTGCTCAATGG AGTCACTCCTGTTCAGAGCTCTTTAGACAGCCTCACAGGGATACTGACTAAAGTCCTTCCTGAGCTGATCCAGGGCAAG GTATGCCCTCTGATCAATGGGATTCTCAGCGGTTTGGATGTCACCCTGGTGCATAACATTGCTG AATTACTGATCCATGGAATACAATTTGTCATCAAAGTTTAG
- the Bpifa1 gene encoding BPI fold-containing family A member 1 precursor: MFLVGSLVVLCGLLAQSTAQLAGLPLPLGQGLPLPLGQGLPLPLGQGLPLAVSPALPSNPTDLLAGNFANALSGGLLSGGLLGILENIPLLDVIKSGGGSSNGLVGGLLGKLTSSVPLLNNILDIKITDPRLLELGLVQSPDGHRLYATIPLSLKLQVNMPVVGSFLQLAVKLNITAEIVAMKDNQGRIHLVLGDCTHSPGSLQITLLNGVTPVQSSLDSLTGILTKVLPELIQGKVCPLINGILSGLDVTLVHNIAELLIHGIQFVIKV, encoded by the exons ATGTTTCTAGTTGGGAGTCTTGTCGTCCTCTGTGGGCTGCTGGCCCAGAGCACAGCCCAGCTAGCAGGCCTGCCTTTGCCCCTTGGGCAGGGTCTGCCTTTGCCCCTGGGGCAGGGTCTGCCTTTGCCCCTGGGGCAGGGTCTGCCTTTGGCCGTGAGCCCAGCACTGCCTTCAAATCCCACAGATCTTCTTGCTGGAAACTTCGCAAATG CTCTCAGTGGTGGCCTGCTCTCTGGGGGACTGCTGGGCATCTTGGAAAATATTCCACTCCTGGATGTTATAAAGTCTGGAGGAGGCAGTTccaatggccttgttgggggccTGCTTGGAAAACTGACGTCATCAGTCCCTCTCCTGAACAACATCCTTGA CATAAAAATCACTGATCCTCGGCTGCTGGAACTTGGCCTTGTGCAGAGCCCTGATGGCCATCGTCTCTACGCCACCATCCCTCTGAGCTTGAAACTCCAAGTGAATAT GCCCGTGGTTGGAAGTTTTTTGCAACTTGCTGTGAAGCTGAACATCACCGCAGAGATTGTAGCCATGAAAGACAATCAGGGGAGGATCCATCTGGTTCTTGGTGACTGCACCCACTCCCCTGGCAGCCTGCAAATCACCTTGCTCAATGG AGTCACTCCTGTTCAGAGCTCTTTAGACAGCCTCACAGGGATACTGACTAAAGTCCTTCCTGAGCTGATCCAGGGCAAG GTATGCCCTCTGATCAATGGGATTCTCAGCGGTTTGGATGTCACCCTGGTGCATAACATTGCTG AATTACTGATCCATGGAATACAATTTGTCATCAAAGTTTAG